From Hypanus sabinus isolate sHypSab1 chromosome 21, sHypSab1.hap1, whole genome shotgun sequence:
GTGAAAAGATAACGGTGGCAGACAGGATGATAAAACAGACCATGGTATATTAATGGACACTAACTGAGAGATAACTGTGGCCAGGGACGAGGGAACACGTGGCCCAAAATGTAAATTGGGACACATTTAGACTAATTGGTTGAAGATAACGGTGGCCGGTCAGAAGGTGATATATTGGTGATATGTAGCTATAGAGTGGTTGGATATGTTAATGTAGCTAAGCCAGAAGAtggctataaaaaatgctgtgtacAAAGATCGGTGGGCACTCAGCGACGAGCTCACTGACTGCCTCAGCTTTGGTTTGCAAATTAAAGCTTAAAACTTCTTGAAGAACCTTCTGcttctcctgtgtgtgtgtgaagcacAAGTAACCACGACATTTCTCGATATAATTCGTTAGTTATTCATTCATTTTGCAtcgtttattgtcttttgcacactggttgaactccCAAGTTGGTGCGCCCTTTCAATgactgttatggttattattttatgatTTTATTTCATATGCACGTAAGCCAATGTATGGTGACACGTATGTAACTTagtaataaatctactttgaacttcgaagagCTCCACCTTTGCGGGCATCCGAGACCGGTGCAGCCACTGCGCAGAATCGACTGGCAGAAGTGGCGCAAAGCCGAGACCCGAGATCAAGCGGAATGGCGACGGCTGATGGTGACCTCGGACCGGGCCGGGACTGCAACATCGTCATCGTGGGCTGCGGAATCGCGGGGATAGCGGCAGCGCAGCGGCTGATGGAGCACGGCTTCGGCCGGGTGCGCATCGTCGAGGCAACGGAGCGGTGCGGCGGCCGCATCTGGAGCCGCGGCTTCGGTGAGAACGGCGCGGTGATGGACAGAGCGGCGGCCAAACAGCATGCCAGCCTAGCCCGGAGTCGGGCGACAGCGGCCAATGAGCATAGGGCCGGTGGGAGGGGGGCGGGATTTCAAGGCTCTCCATTACGGCGCCGTTTTCAGTGCAGGGTGACTGTCTTCATTTTGTGACACAAGTCATTCACCCTACTCGGTCCTACTCTCCTATTTGTCCCCATACACTGTTGCCTCTCATGTGCCTCATATATCAGGGTGGAACGACCTCAGTTTCAGAGGAAGGGTAGTGCAAACCTATAAGTAAGGTGCAACATGGGAGATTGGGAGTGCCAAAGTTATAACAGAATGGAAATAGTCCTTGACCTGGTGGAACATGATCTGAAGTTTTTGTACTAATGCCCATtgggagtggggagaagagagaatgcttgGGGTGGGAGGGGAGTTCCTGCACTGTCTagtaaggcagtgggaagtgtagatagAGAGCAGAGGGGTGTCTAGTTTGTGTGATAGACCCGGCGGTGTTCAGGGCTCACACCAAACTGAGATGTATTTGTAAAAATTGGTGAGTCATGGGAGCATTGGGAGTTTCCTTAGCTTTTTGAGGAAGTGGAAGCACTGGTGTGCTTTCTGAATGATAGCATGCACGTGACTTGATGATTGTTAcactggaagtttttttttattgtccTCGAGTGAATCTTGTATAAATGGAGTCTTGATCTCAATCTATATCGTTTTGATCTTGATTTAATCTTTTACTTTTCATTATCTATTAGACTTTGTTCTGCCTTGTTAGTGTTTTACATTATTCCATCTCAATAAGCTGTGTAATGGTCTTAACTGTATGAACAATacgcaaggcaagcttttcactgtgtcttagtacatgtgacaaccatcatcatcattatgtgccgtgtctgGATGATCTGAGTGATAGTGGTCACATGAacttgattgttcttggcaattttttctttagaagtgctttgccattgccttctgggctatgtctttacaagacgggtgtccCCAGTCATTCTCAATACTCGTCAGAGATTGTCTGACATCtgtggtcacatgaccaggactcgtgatctgcaccagctgctcatatgagcatccactacctgctcccatggcttcatgtgaccctgattgggcgGGTTAAGTTACACATTATGTCTCCTTttatagagatgtatctccaccccaccacccatacatgtgacaataatacaccataagacctaggagaattaggcccattgaatctgcttcatCATTCAATCAGACTGATCTTTTTTctcccccagccttctccctataatctatgatgccatgtccagtcaagagcctatcaatctctgccttaaatgcacccagtgccctggcctccacagctgcatgtggcaacagattccacaaattcaccaccctttgtctcaagaaatttctctgcatctctgttttgaaagtacactcctctatcctgagactctgccctcttgtcctagacttccccagcatgggaaacatcctttccacatctactctgtcagggccttttaacattcgaaaggtttcagtgagatttccccccccccttctaaattccagtgagtacaaacccagagccatcaaacattcctcgtatgataaccctttcattcccagaagcaaccttgtgaacctctgaaatctctccaatgccagcacatcttttctcagatgaggagcccaaaactgttcacgatactcaaggtgaggcctcaccagtgccttataaagcctcagcaccacatccctgctcttgtattctggacctcttgaaatgaatgctaacattgcatttgtcttcttcaccaccaactcttcctgcaagttaacctctaggttcttctgcacaaagacttgcatccctttgcatctcagatttttggattttctccccatttagaaaacagtctgctcatttatttcttcctccaaagtgcatgaccctgcATTTTCTAACAtgatatttcatttgctactttcttgcccattctcttaatctgtataaatccttctgcatcctacccatttcctctacactacctgcccctccaccaatcttcgtatcatctgcaaacttggcaacaaagacaTCTAtaccatcatcaaaatcattgatcaATTGATCATTGATTAAACCAGTATGAATACACAAGCAGCACTCAGGGTTCAGGATCAAACTTGTTGTGCTTTCCAATGCCCAATGTTATTCTTGCAAATATTATCCTAAGGGGGCTTGACAGGGTAGATGTTGAGATGGAGATGCAacagagtgcagatgctggaatctggagcatcaaacaatctgctggaagaactcagcatgtggAGCAGCAACTGGGAGGaattgttgatattttgggccaaattTCTGCAACTGAACATTGAGTTGTTTCCATTAGTGAGAGAGTCACAAAACAAGAGAATAACATCCAATCACTACAAAGAGAGGTCACCAAAATTTcttctcagaggatggtgagtctctggaattctctgtctTGGAGAGTGGAGGTGGCTGGATCAATGGATTTATTTAAGGAGGAGGCAGGTAAATATTTGGAAGATCAAAGAATTGAGGGTATGAGGGACTGAAACAGAAGACAAGCTGAGCCCAACAAAGATGAACCAGAATTATATTGAATGTCTGGGCAGCCTTGAGGAGCAGAGTTGCTTGTTCGTGGAGaatctgaaggagctggacttggtgcagttCGTGCTGCTGCCTGAGACGGGTTGGAGGAGATGATGTGCAGTCTAACGACAAGTGATGGTGGGTGGGTAGGTGGGTGGTGTGGCGATAGTGAGTGGGTGACGGTGGGTGGGTGATGTTGGTGGTGCTGTTGCCAATGATGAACTCcgaaacactgagctgtaatcatgtCAGGCTAACCATTGCGCTATGTGGTGCTCTGTGAAGTACTTCATTACAGCTTTGGCATGTACTGCAAGGTACTTCCTTGTTGGAAGCCTGTTTTCTTAGGGGAAGGGGCTGTTGTTTTGCTTTCCTATTTCTTAAGTATGATGAGAAATTCATGAGTACACAATAATGAGAGAAACTACAAGGCTAAGGTTGGGTGTACATTGCCAATAGAACAGTGCATTGACATCTTCTAAAAAAATAACTGAAGATTCATCAACTAAAagataaagattggctttattagtcaaatgtacatcaaaatatagagtgaaatgtgtcatttgcatcaacagccaacacagtcGAGAATATGCTGGTGGCAGCCCCTCAAGTGTCACCGTGCTTCTGGTGCCAGTATCACATGCCCACAGCCTGGTAACTAGcacgtctttagaatgtgggaggaaaccggagcacccggaggaaacccacacagtcaaggggagaacgtacaaactccttacaaacagcagcaggaataGAACCCTTGTTTGCCAGAAGTGGTGATTGAAGAGGCCCATTAACAATGTTTGAAAGCatctggatcagtacatggatagCAGAGGTTTAGAGGGCTGTGGGCCAAGTGCAGTCAGATGCCATGTGCTCACTGGGCAACACAGTCAGCCTAGAAAAGTTGGGCAGAAGAGCCAGTTTCAGTGATCTATAACGTATTAAAACATCTACTGACAAGACTGAACAGATAacatatcataagaccataaagtaACGGAGCAGAATTGGTCTATTTGGCTCATCAATTTTGCTCCGCTGTCCCATCATAGATGAATgattatccctttcaatcccattctcctgccttctccctgtgccgccctgactaataaaggatatataaacctctaccttaaatatactcaacaacttggtctccactggagcctatgacaatgaattccacagattcaccaccctctgaagaaatttctcctcatctctgtactaaatagatgtccctctattctgagactgtgccctctgcaATTTCCATTATAATGAAAATGCTTCTGTGCAAATTTCTTTCAGCGAAAGGTTTGGTTGAAATTGGAGCACAGTGGATCCATGGCCCCTCGAAGCGGAACGCTGTATTTCAGTTAGCTGGCCAATATGGTCTTCTGGATGAAACAGCAATGTCCGAGGAGAACCAGGCAGTACAACTAGACACTCACCTGCCGGCCATGACAACCTGGTACACCAGCTCTGGGAAGAGAATAGACCCAGAGATAGCAGCTTCCATGGAAGATCTATATTCAACGCTGTGCCTGAAAAGCAGAGAATTCTTCCAATCAAAGAAAGAACCTGTCCAGAGCCTGGGCGAATTTCTCAAGTGTGAAATAGCTCAGTGTGCAGAAAGTTGGAAAGACAATGAGGAACTGTGCAGTCTTAAACTGGCCCTGCTGAATGTGGAATTTAAACTGGAATGTTGTGTGGCAGGCACTGACAGCTTGGATCTGTTGGCACTACAGCCGTATGGTGAATATGTGATGCTGCCTGGGATTGACTGCACTTTTCCAAGGTTTGTGTTATTTTTATGCAGACCTAAAGCTTTAAGTTTAAGTTCTGGAGGTTGTTTTTCCTTCATGTACATTATTTCAATCGTGCTGTTCCACGACCTCTCCAGACCCTTCATCCTCCCCCCATTTACTGTCACTGACACttcacacctcatccctacactgacacactcctccccccagcccctcaccacccccttcatccccccattcactgtcactccacacctcatccctacactgacacactcctttccagtccttcaccacccccttcatcccccattcactgtcacttcacactgacgctccacacctcaaacctacactgacacactcctctccacacaccctcaccacccccttcatcccctgttcactgtcacttcacactgacactccacacctcaaacctacactgacacactcctctccacacaccctcaccacccctttcatcccccattcactgtcacttcacactgacactccacacctcatccctacaccgacacactcctctccagtccctcaccacccccttcatcccccccatTTACtgtcactgacactccacacctcatcactacactgacacactcctctccacagtccctcaccccccattcactgtcactatcactccacacctcatccctacactgacacactcctctccacagtccctcaccacccccttcatccccccattTACtgtcactgacactccacacctcatccctacactgacacactcctctccacagtccctcaccacccccttcatccccccattcactgtcactatcactccactcctcatccctacactgacacactcctctccacagtccctcaccacccccttcatccccccattcactgtcactatcactccactcctcatccctacactgacacactcctctccacagtccctcaccacccccttcatccccccattcactgtcactatcACTCCACTCCTTATGCCCTGGGCACGATCACTGTGCTACTGTAATTTCACGCCTTGCATGCTACCTGAAAGAGTTGTTCATGCCAAGACTCACAtgtcactttatcatttcttgtcagacACACCAGAAACAGGCAGTTATGTAATTAATGTTACTTTACCCATTTTCCAAGCCTATAAAAAAGTGAATTTTGCCTGATCGCCAACCCTTTCGCACTGCAGCCAAGAAGAAATTAAAAATTAATAAGTAACTCAAAAGATAACATATTTTTCCAAAGCAAATCATTAGGTCAACATTTGAAGTCTTGGGGTCCTCAAGGACTCTTAAGGACCCCGTTCTCTGCTATTGCTACAACTGATTTAATTATGATCGTCCACAGTGCATACACCCTGCCCGAGGGATTGAGCATCAGCTGTGGTGTGGTGGGTATAATTTTAACGCTAGTGACACAGCAGAACTTCTTTACCAAGCTGGAGGTTTGGAGGTACACAAAGAGGTGGAGCCTCACCTAAATTAATTTTGCTATTTTCTAATTGGCTGCAGACCTATATTATAGCATGGTGTCTGGAATCATAATTCACATGGGTTTATTTATAATTCAACTTAAATGTATTGtcttaattattaattaattctCCATAATAATCATTTAGGTgctgattataggaaggatgtagaaactttagagaggatgcagaggagatttaccaggatgctgcctggactagagggcatgtatTATGAAGCTAAGTCGAGTGAACTCGGGCTTTTCTCTTGGAGAGAAGgaagctgatagaggtgtacaagatgatgagagcagCAGCCAGGgacttcagaatctgaatcaggtttattatcaccggtacgtgtcatgaaatttgttaacttagcagcagcagttcaatgcaatacataatatagaaggaagaaataaataaattacagtttatgtatattggagattaaaaaccgtgcaaaaacagaaataatatatatcaaaaaagtgaggtagtgtccaagggttcaatgtccatttggcaattggatggcagaggggaagaagctgttcctagatcactgagtgtgtgccttcagacttctgtacctcctacctgatggtaacagtgggaaaagggcatgtcctgggtgctggaggtccttaataatggatgttgacTTTCTGAGACAGGAGTCCCTGAAGGtgtcctgtgtactttgtaggctagtgcccaagatggagccaactaaatttatgaccgtctgcagcttcttttggtcctgtgtagtagcacccaccccataccagacagtgatgcagcctgtcagaatgctctccatggcacatctatataagtttttgagtgtttttgttgatctgccaaatcccttcaaacccctaatgaagtatagaactttttcccaaggcagaaatggctaacataaggggacataaatttaaggtgattggaggaaagtataagggggaatgtcagataggtgtttttttttacataatgtGTGTTGGGTACGTGGgacacactgccaggggtagtggtggagacagatacataaGGGGCATTTAAGAACTCTTAGCTTGGTATGTGGGTGATAAAATGGAGGGCCATGAACGAGGGAAGGGGAAGATTGatttcagagtaggttaaaaggtcagtacaacattttgggccaaagggcctgtactctgctaTAATGTCCCATGTTCTAACAAATGACAGTAAATGAAAATTATTTGACAAAATCCTTGATCAAGCTTGATGTTTTACTTTGGTATGATGACCTTGATTGCAATTaatattttattgattttttttaggGGATTTAACAGCCTCATTGATGAAATGATGAAACCCCTGCCAAAGAACTTAGTGTCATTCAACAAGTCAGTTAAATGCATCCATTGGAATGGTTCCTTTGAAACACCAGCAGCTCTGAAACAGTCTTACCCGGTTGTAGTGGAGTGCGAAGACGGCGAAAGTATACCAGCAGATCATGTTATAGTCACTGTCCCTTTAGGTAATGTACcatttgagattcattttgtccCTCACAAACATAAATGAACAGATTTTGTGTGAGGAAATCAGCTTTTACGGGCTCAAAACTGAAAATCTGCAACTCAAAAACTTCACAGTCATGAATGAATCACTCCCTcactccatctctcactctctcattcccTGCCGTCTgcctttccagcccaacaagctgcatcgcctagcaacccaccaatttgATCCTGGCCTAaacacaggtcaatttacaatggccaaataacctactaacaCTACGTCTGTGGATTGTGAGAGGAACTGGAGCagtgaaggaaacccacactgttcACAGAGAGGATGGTAAACTCCTGACAAGCGACACCGGAGACTCTGAACCCTGGAGCACCCCAAGGCGTAATAGTGTCACGcttaaccactgtgctactgcgACGCCCGTGTAATACCAATATGGAAAAGTAAAACTGACAATGTCCAGAGTTTTATGTTGGATGTCAAAATGCTCTTACATAACATTCACCCATACAAATGTTCTAGGTTTCCAGTGGAAGCAATTGTTTGTACCAGTCAAAAAATTAAGCCGTAGCTTTGGCTTCTATAATGTTTCAATAATCAAACACATCTCACTAGTCCTTACGTTTCTTGCGATAATGAACTGCATGAAATCCTACACTTTTAAAATCCTGTTAACCTTTCACAAGACAGCTCAAGTTGCTGGGGGAGCCCAGCAATGTTTATGCTGAGAATTGTGGGCATATGATGTTGGTGCTGGGATGTGTGGTGACGCTTACGGCTGTCCCAGCACATCGATGTGTGTGTAGGCTGTTAACACAAACGACACACTTCACTGTGTGCTTCCATGTGATAAATGAACCTAAATCTGAGCCTGACTTTACAACTTACTCTCTGTTACACCACTGGTTTGTAGGGCAGCAATAAAGCTTCTAGTTCTCCATCTGTCCTTGACGTAGCATCGCACACAGATACAGAAAGATCCTTCATTGCTGTACTGGTAATATTTTTTTTGACCGGTCAGGTTTGTTAACCTGGTTTGAACCCCCAAACTGAAGGACTGCTGGAGCACTCTTAGtctgcctctaccctttgacctgtttggcatgggtgaccatgCCAAGTGCCAAAGCACATGGACCTGCCTCTAGCCAAGATACCTCTACAGATCATTGAGACATGCAAGCCTTCAAATCCCAAGGCAATGTTGTGGTCATCTTGGAAGCTGACAGTTTAAGATAACGTTTAATTCATGGGCCTGTGTAGTTTTGGTTCTTGGGTTTGGCCCACAGTTAGTTCACTCTGATTGAGTCCATCAAACATAAAAATAGCACAAGGGTGGGGTCtttcactgtgaatgtctgcaagaaaactaatctcaggtttgtatatggtgacatgtactttgataataaatttactttgaactttctgaaCTTTGAGTTTTGGGGTTAACTGCTTATTAAAGATCACACTAATTGTTTTCCAGGTTTCCTCAAGGAACATTACAAAACTTTCTTCTACCCCCCACTTCCTCCCAGCAAAGC
This genomic window contains:
- the LOC132379162 gene encoding peroxisomal N(1)-acetyl-spermine/spermidine oxidase-like translates to MATADGDLGPGRDCNIVIVGCGIAGIAAAQRLMEHGFGRVRIVEATERCGGRIWSRGFAKGLVEIGAQWIHGPSKRNAVFQLAGQYGLLDETAMSEENQAVQLDTHLPAMTTWYTSSGKRIDPEIAASMEDLYSTLCLKSREFFQSKKEPVQSLGEFLKCEIAQCAESWKDNEELCSLKLALLNVEFKLECCVAGTDSLDLLALQPYGEYVMLPGIDCTFPRGFNSLIDEMMKPLPKNLVSFNKSVKCIHWNGSFETPAALKQSYPVVVECEDGESIPADHVIVTVPLGFLKEHYKTFFYPPLPPSKANSIQKMGFGTNDKIFLEFDEPFWEPEYDLIKLVWEDESPLNDRPPDLQKTWFRKVLGFIVLKPAERYGHVLLAVLTGQEANLMEQLSDSDVKDCLTQIIHQFTGNPSIPPPKRIVRSKWHSDRFTKGSYSYVKVGSSGDDIDVIAQPLPSTSAEEQPLQVLFAGEATHRTFYSTTHGALETGWREADRLRDYYLCHCNVKG